The Deinococcus radiotolerans DNA segment ATCGTCCAGGCGGATCGGGGAGGCTCTGTTTTGCACGCCGCCGTAATGCACCTGCGTGCCGTACACCTGCGACTCCCCACGGCCAAGCCGCACCCGGTCCGTGAGATACGCGAAGTGCTGCGCTTCCCGGAGGGTGCTACGCTGCTGCGTGATCAGGTCCAGCACGCATGCCTGCACCATCAGCGCCTG contains these protein-coding regions:
- a CDS encoding DUF6624 domain-containing protein; protein product: MNLPLDAWLLAQHADQALMVQACVLDLITQQRSTLREAQHFAYLTDRVRLGRGESQVYGTQVHYGGVQNRASPIRLDDPTRVDQRRAAVGLEPLADYLKRFERRR